TGTACCCAAAATTCGGGGCGGACCACGGGCGAAATTAGTTATGTTGCTGGTGATGGCTCAACTATTTTCGTTGCCACCAAAGAGCGCCAATCAGCAGTCACGCTGTCTGGAAAATCTTTGTCAGGTGAGCAACTGAGCACTAGCAATTGGCTAGGAAAAGTTGTGGTGGTTAACCTCTGGGCATCGTGGTGTGGACCATGTCGCTCCGAGGCAAAAGTGTTGGCAAACTCTTACAAGGAATTTTCCGAGCAAGGCGTTGAATTTATTGGCCTAAATACTCGGGATAGCCTTGCCACCGCTACCGCCTTTAATGACAGATTCCCAACAGGCTATCCCTCGATTCAAGATGCAGATGGCGAGTTGATTTTGCGCTTTGGCAACCTAGGACCAGCTGCGACGCCAAGCACAATTGTCTTGGATCGATCCGGCCGAGTCGCGGCTCGAGTTTTGGGTCCAGTAACGCAAGCGCAGTTGCGTGGGATTATTGCTGCAGTGGCGAGCGAGGGTGAAAAATGATTGTCGAGGGAATCACGGAAACCATTAATTCTGGGTCACTACTCTTAGCACTGCCACTTGCCTTCGCTGCAGGACTAGTCTCTTTTCTTTCGCCATGTGTTTTGCCTCTTGTGCCTGGCTATCTTTCATTCATGACCGGCGTAGCAGGGGCTAGAGCAAACGGCCAATCGGTAAAGCGCAGCCGCGCATTGCTCGGTACCGTGATGTTTATCGTCGGATTCTCTACCGTGTTTATTTCCTTTGGCGCGGTGTTCGGGGGAATCGGACAGTCGCTTCTGCTGCACCAACGCCTATTGCAATCAGTCATGGGCGTATTGGTAATCGTTCTGGGACTTGG
This sequence is a window from Actinomycetota bacterium. Protein-coding genes within it:
- a CDS encoding TlpA family protein disulfide reductase yields the protein MLMRLTLLTICALTLTSCTQNSGRTTGEISYVAGDGSTIFVATKERQSAVTLSGKSLSGEQLSTSNWLGKVVVVNLWASWCGPCRSEAKVLANSYKEFSEQGVEFIGLNTRDSLATATAFNDRFPTGYPSIQDADGELILRFGNLGPAATPSTIVLDRSGRVAARVLGPVTQAQLRGIIAAVASEGEK